A genomic stretch from Microplitis mediator isolate UGA2020A chromosome 10, iyMicMedi2.1, whole genome shotgun sequence includes:
- the LOC130675926 gene encoding uncharacterized protein LOC130675926 produces MAIARIKSFLDSSLKSVTTPLDRTTNLEPEIGLRIVNSPYDKTLRVTVIGARHLPQNFGFTRVNSYVVKIKFFPGKEKFETTSKNESWPQWNEEFTFHLRKETKIKFGKSKVTEEILDGSKLIIATLYAILEDKPLIATDKKEAEKENNSKEGGKDSGKKDGKKKEGATTSGSQESKSNKLLGQFFGKSTEKEKETVIEKKSIDKRRTVGATTISLDSKNFVTKPPKSKHSDDVSTGDIWKPLRPIASGISGAEERRECKKGQVEMILVQEKSDKKDVSEGRLVLSLSRLRCSLQTMHEQETLKGQLYIKMSVVDNGRVTHFWKSDRFAPSVSMKFAQDQAQVVAENPYEGALKDVSFVVKFVSKNKMGKKTTIGHFVIGPDVGGTYSEQWKQAMAKPGQAVTKWQAFE; encoded by the exons ATGGCAATTGCGAGGATTAAGAGTTTTCTTGACAGCAGTCTAAAGAGCGTAACGACTCCGTTGGATCGTACCACTAATTTAGAACCTGAAATTGGTCTAAGAATCGTTAATTCGCCGTATGATAAAACATTACGTGTTACTGTTATCGGTGCGAGACATTTGCCACAAAATTTTGGATTTACTCGAGTCAACAGTTACGTTGTCAAG ataaaattttttccgggCAAGGAAAAATTTGAGACGACATCAAAAAATGAATCTTGGCCGCAGTGGAATGAGGAATTTACGTTTCACTTGAGAAAAGaaaccaaaataaaatttggcaAATCTAAAGTTACGGAAGAAATTTTAGATGGATCGAAACTTATAATAGCGACGCTTTATGCAATACTTGAGGACAAACCGCTGATAGCGACTGATAAAAAAGAAGCggagaaagaaaataattcaaaggAGGGTGGTAAAGATAGTGGCAAAAAGGATGGAAAGAAAAAGGAAGGAGCTACGACGTCTGGATCACAAGAGTCGAAATCCAATAAATTGTTGGGTCAGTTCTTCGGCAAAAGTACGGAGAAGGAAAAAGAAActgtcattgaaaaaaaaagtattgataaAAGACGAACTGTTGGAGCAACTACGATTTCATTAGATAGTAAGAATTTTGTTACTAAACCACCTAAATCTAAACATTCGGACGATGTGTCGACTGGTGATATTTGGAAACCACTTAGACCGATTGCCAGTGGGATCTCCGGTGCTGAAGAAAGA cgggagtGTAAAAAAGGCCAAGTAGAAATGATTCTAGTACAAGagaaaagtgataaaaaagaTGTAAGTGAAGGTCGACTGGTATTAAGCTTATCTCGTTTGAGATGTTCACTGCAAACAATGCATGAGCAGGAGACACTTAAAGGtcaattgtatataaaaatgtcAGTTGTTGACAATGGAAGAGTTACGCATTTTTGGAAAAGCGATCGATTTGCTCCGAGCGTATCGATGAAGTTTGCCCAAGACCAAGCGCAAGTTGTTGCTGAAAATCCTTACGAGGGTGCGCTGAAAGATGTCAGTTTTGTTGTTAAATttgtttccaaaaataaaatgg gtaaaAAAACGACAATCGGACACTTTGTCATTGGTCCGGATGTCGGTGGAACATATAGCGAACAATGGAAACAAGCGATGGCCAAACCAGGGCAGGCTGTTACTAAATGGCAAGCGTTTGAATGA